Within the Mycobacteriales bacterium genome, the region ATGTGGCGCCGCTGCCGGCCGGAGCCCTGGCCGTCCGGGCCGGCACCGCGTTCGCCGCCGCCGATGCTCTGCGCGTCGTGATGTTCGGCCGTGGCGGCCACGGGTCGCGGCCGGAGACGACGGTCGATCCGGTGGTCATGGCCGCCGCCACCGTCATGCGGCTGCAGACGATCGTCTCTCGTGAGATCGCGGGGACCCAGACCGCGATCGTCACGGTGGGCGCGTTGCGAGCCGGCTCGAAGGAGAACATCATTCCCGATCGGGCGGAGCTCCTCATCAGCGTACGGAGCTTCGACGACACCGTCCGTCGCCGGACGCTCGACGCCATCGACCGCATGGTCCGAGCGGAGGCCGTCGCCTCGGGCGCGGACCGCGATCCGGAGATCACGGTTCTCGACGGCTTCCCGGCGGTGGTCAACGACGAGGCGGCCGTGGCCCGGACCGTTCCCGCGTTCGAAGCACTCGTGGGCGCCGGTCGCGTGTTCGACCCCGGATTGGTCACCGGCAGCGAGGATGTGGGACTGCTGGCCTCGTCGGCCTCAGCACCCTGCGTGTACTGGATCCTCGGCGGCGCGGACCCGGCCGAGTTCGCGGACGCGAACAATGCCGCGGACATCGTCGCCCGGGTGGCGGAGCTGCCGTCCAATCATTCGCCGCTGTACGCACCGGTCGTCGAACCGACCCTCGTCACCGGGGCCCGGGCGCTGGCAACCGCGGCGCGCGTGTGGCTTCCGGCCACTCGGTGACCAAGCATGGCCGCAACGACCTGCCGGCGAGCCGGGCGCGGGGCGACGGCGCGGTGCCATGCTGTTCGGCACCGGCGTTCGTCACGGGGAAGGGAGTGGCCCGATCGTGGCCGTCCACACTGCAGTGCTCCCCCCATCCGGGGAGCTGAGCCGCCGGCAGATGAATCTGGTCTTCGGCACGGTGCTGCTGGGGATCCTGCTGTCGGCGCTGGACCAGACGATCGTCTCGACCGCGCTGCCGACGATCGTCGGTGATCTCGGCGGCGGCGCGCACCTGTCCTGGGTGGTGTCCGCCTACCTCCTGACGGACACGATCGCGACGGTGCTCGCGGGGAAGTTCGGCGACCTGTTCGGTCGCAAGCTGATGCTGCAGGTGTCGGCCGGGGTGTTCGTGATCGCCTCGGCCGCGTGCGGGTTCGCCGGCGGCATGACCTGGCTGATCGGCTGGCGCGCGGTGCAGGGGCTGGGTGCCGGCGGCTTGGCCGTGACCGCGACCGCGCTGATCGCCGACGTGATCCCGCTGCGCGAGCGGGGCAAGTACCAGGGCGCGCTCGGTGCGGTGTTCGGGGTGACGACGGTGCTCGGGCCGCTGCTCGGCGGGCTGTTCACCGACCACCTGTCCTGGCGCTGGGCGTTCTACGTGAACCTGCCGCTCGGCGTGGTGGTGGTGATCCTGGCCTCCTTCACCATCCCGCGGGCCAAGACGGTCTCACGACCGATCATCGACTACCTGGGTATCGGGTTCGTGTCCGTGGGCGCCGCCGGTCTGGTGCTGGCGCTGAGCTGGGGTGGCACCGAGTACGCCTGGGGCTCGGCGACGATCCTCGGGCTGTTCGCGGCCTCGGTGGTCGCGGTCGGGCTGTTCGTGTACTCCGAGTCGAGGGCGGTCGACCCGATCCTGCCGCTGCGGCTGTTCCGCCGTCAGGTGTTCAGTCTCAGCGTCGTGCTCGCGTTCATCGTCGGTTTCGCGATGCTCGGCGCGATCACGTTCCTGCCGACGTACTTCCAGTACGTCCGGGGCGTCTCGGCGACCGCCTCGGGCGTGCAGACGCTGCCGCTGGTCGTCGGGCTGCTCGTCACGTCCATTCTGTCCGGCACGATCATCGGGCGTACCGGCCGGTACAAGGTCTTCCCGGTCGCCGGGTCGCTGCTGATGGGCCTGGGGCTGTGGCTGCTGTCGCTGATGGACGCGCGGACCAGCTTCTGGCTGATGGCGACGTACATGCTGGTGCTCGGCGCCGGCATCGGGTTGATCATGCAGGTGCTGACGATCATCGTGCAGAACACCGTCGACTACCGCGACCTGGGCGTGGCGACCTCGGGGGTGACCTTCTTCCGGACCCTGGGCAGCGCCTTCGGGGCAGCGATCTTCGGCGCGATCTACTCCAACGTGCTGCGCTCCGTGCTGCCCGGCGCGGTGGCCCGTGCGCCCGGGGTGAACCCGGCCGCGATCGGCACCCCCAAGGCGCTGCACGCCTACCCGAAGAACCAGATCGCGCCGATCGTCGACGCGTACGCCCACTCGCTGCACGTGGTGTTCCTGTTCGCGGTTCCGGTCGCCGGGCTGTCCTTCGTGCTCTCGCTGTTCCTGAAGGAGGTCCCGCTGCGGGACACCGCCAAGGCCGGAGCGGGCGACGTCGGTGGCGGGTTCGGCCTGCCGGAACGGGCCGAGAGCCTGCAGCAGCTGCAGACCGCCATCGCCCGGGTGATGGGCAGCCGCGGACGGGCGGCGCTGGCCGAGATCCGCGACGCGTCCGGCACCGAACTGGACGTCGCGAACGGCTGGTGCGTGGGCGCGGTGTACCTGCGCGCCCGGCTGGACCGCGACACCAGCGTGGCCGCGATCGCGCACAACCACCGGCTGCCGGCCCCGGTCCTGCAGCCGGCTTTCCAGCAGGCCCGCGCCGCCGGCTACCTGACCGGCGACGACGACCACCTGCGACTCACCGAGGCCGGCCAGCACGAGATCGACGACCTGGTCGCCGCCATCCACGCGTGGCTGCGCACCGAGTTGCGCGACTGGGGCTCCGACGACGACCAGCTACTCCGCCAGGCGATGGCCGGCATCGCCCGCCAGATCGTCGACCAGGAGCCGCAGCCGGCGCCGGTGCCGCAGCTGGCCGCGTCAACCCGAGACTGAATGGTCGAGTCCTCAGTGGACCCCGCGGACGGACTCGGCTGCCGGTCCGCGGCGCTCAGAACGACCAGAACAGCGGCACGAGGAAGGTCCCGACGAGCACGAACATGACCAGCAGCGGCAGGCCGAGCTCCCAGTAGTCGCCGAACCGGTAGCCGCCGGGGCCCATCACCATGAGGTTCGCCGGGGTCGCCACCGGCGTGAGGAAGGACGCGGCGGCAGCCACGCTGACGGCCATCAGCAGCGGCCGGGCCGAGACGCCCGCGTCGGCGGCCGCCGACACCGCGATCGGGATGACGATCAGCGCGGTGGCCGTGTTGCTGATCAGCTGGCCCAGCGTCGCAGTAAGCACGCACAGGCCGAACAGCAGCAGGTACGGGCCGCCGTGGCCGACGACCGAGACGAGCAGCTCCGCCATCCGTTCGGCCGCGCCCGACTGCTGCATCGCGGTGGACAGCGGGATCATGCCGCCGACCAGCACCACCGTCGTCCACGACACCGCCTTGTACGCCTGCGGCACGGTAAGCACCCGCAGCAGGATCAGCGCCCCCGCGGCGAGCAGCCCGGAGACGACCGGGGTCACCCCGGCCAGCAGGAGCGCGACCATGCCGGCGAGCACCAGGCTGGCCAGCCGGCCGCGGCGCCCCATCGGTGCGGTCTGCCGGCGGACCAGCTCGGGCGGATCGACCACGAGCACGTCCGGGTCGTCGAGGTTGTCGGCGAAGGCGTCCCAGCTGCCCTCCAGCAGCAGCGTGTCCCCGGCCTCCAGCACGGTCTCGGCGGTGCCGAGGTCCTCGCCCCGACGCTGCACCGCGAGGACCACGAGCGTCCCGCTGTCGGTCACCATCCCGGGGAACACCGTGGCGCCGATCATGCCCGAGCGGGGCGGCACGACGACTTCGGCGACACCGG harbors:
- a CDS encoding amidohydrolase, giving the protein MTTAVAGTGASTWSDLAELYRDLHRHPELSFAETRTARIVADRLRGMGFRTTENVGRTGVVGVLRNGAGPTALLRADMDALPLLERTGLPYASTAHGLDREGQDVPVMHACGHDMHVACLLGAAHLLAEELSSWRGTVLAVFQPAEEAGQGAATMVADGLYERFGRPDVVLGQHVAPLPAGALAVRAGTAFAAADALRVVMFGRGGHGSRPETTVDPVVMAAATVMRLQTIVSREIAGTQTAIVTVGALRAGSKENIIPDRAELLISVRSFDDTVRRRTLDAIDRMVRAEAVASGADRDPEITVLDGFPAVVNDEAAVARTVPAFEALVGAGRVFDPGLVTGSEDVGLLASSASAPCVYWILGGADPAEFADANNAADIVARVAELPSNHSPLYAPVVEPTLVTGARALATAARVWLPATR
- a CDS encoding MDR family MFS transporter, yielding MNLVFGTVLLGILLSALDQTIVSTALPTIVGDLGGGAHLSWVVSAYLLTDTIATVLAGKFGDLFGRKLMLQVSAGVFVIASAACGFAGGMTWLIGWRAVQGLGAGGLAVTATALIADVIPLRERGKYQGALGAVFGVTTVLGPLLGGLFTDHLSWRWAFYVNLPLGVVVVILASFTIPRAKTVSRPIIDYLGIGFVSVGAAGLVLALSWGGTEYAWGSATILGLFAASVVAVGLFVYSESRAVDPILPLRLFRRQVFSLSVVLAFIVGFAMLGAITFLPTYFQYVRGVSATASGVQTLPLVVGLLVTSILSGTIIGRTGRYKVFPVAGSLLMGLGLWLLSLMDARTSFWLMATYMLVLGAGIGLIMQVLTIIVQNTVDYRDLGVATSGVTFFRTLGSAFGAAIFGAIYSNVLRSVLPGAVARAPGVNPAAIGTPKALHAYPKNQIAPIVDAYAHSLHVVFLFAVPVAGLSFVLSLFLKEVPLRDTAKAGAGDVGGGFGLPERAESLQQLQTAIARVMGSRGRAALAEIRDASGTELDVANGWCVGAVYLRARLDRDTSVAAIAHNHRLPAPVLQPAFQQARAAGYLTGDDDHLRLTEAGQHEIDDLVAAIHAWLRTELRDWGSDDDQLLRQAMAGIARQIVDQEPQPAPVPQLAASTRD
- a CDS encoding SLC13 family permease, encoding MAISFTVLGAAVVLFVWNRIPVELVAVGAALTLYGTGVLDLPAALAGFGDPTVIFIATLFVVSEGLDAGGVTAWAGRRLVRGAGGSSGRLLVLVMLLVAAATAFISVNGAVAALVPVAVMAAIRLDQSPSRLLLPLVFAAHAGSLLALTGTPVNVIVSDAAVDAGAGRFGYFDFALVGVPLLAGTVAIVLLFGDRLVPGRTPRSVPPDFSDHARTLVRQYGAGPGTLDDPDRALFTRDTGVAEVVVPPRSGMIGATVFPGMVTDSGTLVVLAVQRRGEDLGTAETVLEAGDTLLLEGSWDAFADNLDDPDVLVVDPPELVRRQTAPMGRRGRLASLVLAGMVALLLAGVTPVVSGLLAAGALILLRVLTVPQAYKAVSWTTVVLVGGMIPLSTAMQQSGAAERMAELLVSVVGHGGPYLLLFGLCVLTATLGQLISNTATALIVIPIAVSAAADAGVSARPLLMAVSVAAAASFLTPVATPANLMVMGPGGYRFGDYWELGLPLLVMFVLVGTFLVPLFWSF